The following coding sequences lie in one Candidatus Methylomirabilota bacterium genomic window:
- a CDS encoding fatty acid desaturase: MFLHAVLVVIAAIVVTQATVLATTVYLHRALAHRALDVHPLLDWVFRLTLWLSTGMRRQEWVAVHRKHHTFTDREGDPHSPMIFGFWKVQLFNVYYYAREAMSPDIVRKFAPDLVEDRWDRYVFSWGWTGLFLGTSILCVILGFWAGIIAMVAHGILYVFVLSPLINGLGHWRGAQNFMNTAYNSRVLAWFTGGESLHNNHHAYPRSPKFSVGRFEFDPGWVAIKVFAAIRLVGIIGPIAKLPLGHGQ; encoded by the coding sequence ATGTTCCTTCACGCCGTTCTCGTCGTGATCGCCGCGATCGTCGTCACCCAGGCGACGGTGCTCGCCACCACGGTGTACCTGCACCGCGCGCTGGCCCACCGAGCGCTCGACGTGCACCCGCTCCTCGATTGGGTCTTCCGCCTCACGCTCTGGCTCAGCACCGGCATGCGGCGGCAGGAGTGGGTGGCGGTGCACCGCAAGCATCACACGTTCACGGATCGCGAGGGCGACCCCCATAGCCCGATGATCTTTGGTTTCTGGAAGGTGCAGCTCTTCAACGTTTACTACTATGCGCGCGAGGCGATGTCGCCCGACATCGTCCGGAAGTTCGCCCCCGACCTCGTCGAGGACCGCTGGGATCGCTACGTGTTCTCGTGGGGCTGGACGGGCCTCTTCCTCGGCACCTCGATCCTCTGCGTGATCCTGGGCTTCTGGGCGGGCATCATCGCCATGGTCGCCCACGGCATCCTCTACGTGTTCGTGCTCTCCCCGCTGATCAACGGGCTCGGGCACTGGCGGGGCGCCCAGAATTTCATGAACACCGCCTACAACTCGCGTGTCCTCGCCTGGTTTACCGGCGGGGAGAGCCTGCACAACAACCACCACGCCTACCCCCGCTCGCCGAAATTCAGCGTGGGGCGCTTCGAGTTCGACCCGGGCTGGGTGGCCATCAAGGTCTTCGCGGCGATCCGTCTCGTCGGGATCATCGGGCCCATCGCGAAGCTGCCGCTAGGCCACGGGCAGTAG
- a CDS encoding RidA family protein encodes MTKELAVVHHSDRRTDVHMPYAPGILVARGRLVFLSGVTAAPVYHSHPHRDEEFDLPDSMREQARLTMENLKKTLEAAGCTMRDLVSATRYLTAVEEQDDLNRVWAAYLDGHLPTTTTVEVSRLATHARCKVEISAIAVADA; translated from the coding sequence ATGACCAAGGAGCTCGCAGTCGTGCATCACTCCGATCGGCGCACCGACGTCCACATGCCCTATGCCCCGGGTATCCTGGTGGCGCGGGGACGCTTGGTGTTCCTCTCCGGCGTCACCGCCGCGCCGGTGTACCACAGCCACCCACATCGCGACGAGGAGTTCGATCTGCCGGATAGCATGCGCGAGCAGGCCCGATTGACCATGGAGAATCTCAAGAAAACGCTCGAGGCCGCGGGCTGCACCATGCGCGACCTCGTGTCCGCCACCCGCTACCTCACCGCGGTGGAGGAGCAGGACGACCTCAACCGCGTCTGGGCCGCTTACCTCGACGGACACCTCCCCACCACGACCACGGTGGAGGTCTCGCGGCTCGCCACCCACGCGCGCTGCAAGGTCGAGATCAGCGCGATCGCGGTGGCCGACGCATGA